CGCGAGCGATTTGGTCAGCGCGATCACTCCGCCCTTGCTGGTCGTGTAGGCGTCCTGGGGGACCGTGCACCCCACGAGGGCCACGAACGACGCGACATTGATGATCGAGCCGCCGCCCGCGCGAATCAATTCGGGGATCCCGTGCTTGCAGCAGAGATAGATCCCCTTCAAGTTGACGGTCATCACCTGGTCCCAGACCGACTCCTCGACGTCCACGACCGAGCCGTCTTTTTCCGGGAAGATCCCGGCGTTATTGTAGAGAACGTCGAGGCGGCCGAACCGGTCCACCGCGCGCCGCACCGCGCTCCGCACCTGCTCCTCCCGGCCGACGTCTCCCTGGACGAAGAGCGCTTGTCCGCCCTGGTTGGTGATCTCGCCCGCCACGTCTTCCCCGGCGTTCGCCGAGACATCGAGGGCCACCACGCGGGCGCCCTCGCGCGCGAACGTGACCGCGGCGAGCCTCCCCATGCCGCTCGCGCCGCCGGTGATCAGGACGACCTTGTCGCGAAGTCTCATCGGAGGCTCCTCGTGCCGCGCGCTTGCGCGATCAGGTGCGTTCGAAGTTGCGTCCCAGCTCCCAGCATGTGACGGCCCGGTCAAACACCTGCTGCTCCAGCCGGGCAGTGTGCAGGTAGTGCTCCACGACGCGGTCGCCAAACGCCCACCGCGCCATCTCGCTTCGGTCGAGCTCGTCGGTGGCCTCGCGCAGCGTCGCCGGGACCCGGGGGAGCCCTTCCGCTTTGTACGCGTCCCCCTTGAACATCGCGGGAGGCTCCAGGGTCCGCTCGACGCCCCACAGGCCGGCTGCGATCGTGGCGGCGATGGCGAGATACGGGTTCGCGTCCGCCCCCGGGATCCGGTTCTCGACGCGCAGGCCCTGGCCT
This genomic interval from bacterium contains the following:
- a CDS encoding glucose 1-dehydrogenase, yielding MRLRDKVVLITGGASGMGRLAAVTFAREGARVVALDVSANAGEDVAGEITNQGGQALFVQGDVGREEQVRSAVRRAVDRFGRLDVLYNNAGIFPEKDGSVVDVEESVWDQVMTVNLKGIYLCCKHGIPELIRAGGGSIINVASFVALVGCTVPQDAYTTSKGGVIALTKSLAVQFGPKRIRANAIAPGPIETPLLTSWLLNNPEAKQLRLNRIPLGRFGRPEDIVQMALYLASDESMWVNGSVLVVDGGITSNYF